From a region of the Candidatus Rhabdochlamydia porcellionis genome:
- a CDS encoding LOG family protein produces the protein MESYLLAHHYDLVTPDGLVTKMNRPSSELLNVEIQIQNISPAFVGFRIDPVHITFNLKSTLAQLGLNAVLQEIDLQEKNAFAIAKVQLQAYGKIAIALFDFIQQGSYIGKLFAADPRRRVRDPDYLMRMFGRSDRKGRPLLSLSGPKGRDELLLEKIDGRTVAFLPLQNGVLSYDEKAILGLLPTLSKALMHSSFRLRTLIQLDQTWMAGAKRQVQENQILLVRTAPLHIRTAFGKVVNKLLPQAVTHTTADVLEPDTTASGDVYELFGSSQEDVSIIPIEFYTLEPHREHVFFTDRDQLQDCLEDSSKLFQAFKTAPTPSSHRAAVFIVKGEQLLNLKPKDWIVRDTHKNPFPGLFHPSEQAFLVQNYIEQQACYLFLKYIEDGLITSQGILLTRYFPSPLMKRMLLSNSVQRCLKGIFFKTPSLAYGNFFSHEDRSLLLDLASFGIPVYWVDDATNKVLQYTPKPGKDSGMFVPQPLVNAFIRSTTFGIYGSTLVTGAFEEELSSLLKGLIQMRSFLNHPLLNANTPIALVTGGGPGIMEVGNRVAERIGILSCANLVDFRNSNNLNIQEQKQNAYIEAKMTYRLDHLVERQAEFNLDFPIILPGGFGTDFEQCLEEVRRKVGSIAPTPVLLFGDSHFWKQKITSRFQSNLKLGTIKKSEWVSNCFYCIQNATQGLKIYEQYFSGTLPIGSEYPPSPDGFVSMT, from the coding sequence ATGGAAAGTTATCTTTTAGCACATCATTACGATCTTGTTACTCCAGATGGCCTAGTAACAAAAATGAATAGACCTTCTTCAGAACTGCTTAATGTAGAGATCCAGATCCAAAATATTTCTCCTGCATTTGTAGGATTTCGAATTGATCCTGTTCATATTACCTTTAACCTAAAAAGCACGCTAGCACAGTTGGGGCTTAATGCTGTTTTACAAGAAATAGATCTACAGGAAAAAAACGCTTTTGCTATAGCAAAAGTGCAACTACAAGCCTATGGAAAAATTGCTATTGCTTTGTTTGATTTTATCCAGCAAGGATCTTATATAGGAAAACTATTTGCTGCTGATCCCAGACGAAGAGTTCGCGATCCTGATTACCTGATGCGCATGTTTGGGCGCAGTGACCGTAAAGGGAGGCCTTTACTTTCTTTAAGTGGTCCTAAAGGAAGAGATGAGCTGCTATTAGAAAAAATTGATGGTCGTACAGTAGCCTTTTTACCATTGCAAAACGGCGTTCTTAGTTACGATGAAAAAGCGATCTTAGGACTGCTCCCCACTTTATCAAAAGCTCTCATGCACTCTTCTTTTCGCTTGCGAACACTCATCCAGCTTGATCAAACTTGGATGGCTGGTGCTAAGCGACAAGTACAAGAAAATCAAATTCTACTGGTTCGAACAGCCCCTCTTCACATACGTACAGCATTTGGCAAGGTGGTAAATAAACTTTTACCTCAAGCAGTTACACACACAACCGCAGATGTTCTAGAGCCAGATACAACAGCATCTGGCGATGTATACGAGTTATTCGGCTCTTCTCAAGAAGATGTATCGATTATCCCCATTGAATTTTACACTTTAGAGCCACACCGCGAACATGTGTTTTTTACCGATCGCGATCAACTGCAAGATTGCTTAGAAGATTCTTCTAAACTTTTTCAAGCTTTTAAAACCGCGCCTACCCCTTCTTCCCATCGAGCTGCTGTTTTTATCGTTAAAGGGGAACAGTTATTAAATCTAAAACCCAAAGATTGGATTGTAAGAGATACTCATAAAAACCCTTTTCCAGGACTTTTTCATCCTTCTGAACAGGCCTTTCTAGTGCAGAACTATATTGAACAGCAGGCCTGTTATCTCTTTTTAAAATATATTGAAGATGGCTTAATTACCAGCCAAGGTATTTTGTTAACCCGTTACTTCCCCTCTCCTTTAATGAAAAGAATGCTCTTAAGCAACTCCGTTCAACGTTGCTTAAAAGGCATCTTCTTTAAAACACCTTCTTTAGCTTATGGGAATTTCTTTTCTCATGAAGATAGATCCCTGTTGCTTGACCTTGCCAGCTTTGGTATCCCAGTTTATTGGGTAGATGATGCGACAAACAAGGTGCTACAATATACTCCAAAACCAGGAAAAGATTCAGGTATGTTCGTTCCTCAGCCACTTGTTAATGCATTTATTAGATCTACGACATTTGGCATATATGGGTCTACTCTAGTTACTGGCGCTTTTGAAGAGGAGTTAAGCTCTTTATTAAAAGGCTTAATACAAATGCGCTCTTTTCTAAATCACCCTCTTTTAAATGCAAATACTCCTATTGCTTTAGTAACTGGAGGAGGCCCTGGTATTATGGAAGTGGGAAATAGAGTAGCTGAACGGATTGGTATTTTATCCTGCGCAAATCTTGTGGACTTTCGCAATAGTAATAATCTCAATATCCAAGAGCAAAAACAAAACGCCTACATTGAAGCGAAAATGACCTATCGCTTAGATCACCTTGTGGAAAGGCAAGCGGAATTTAATCTAGATTTTCCGATCATCTTACCGGGAGGGTTTGGAACTGACTTTGAACAATGTTTAGAAGAAGTCAGAAGAAAAGTAGGCTCTATTGCACCCACACCTGTTCTTTTATTCGGAGATTCTCATTTCTGGAAGCAAAAAATCACCTCTCGTTTTCAATCAAACTTAAAACTAGGTACCATTAAAAAGTCTGAATGGGTCAGCAATTGCTTTTACTGCATACAAAATGCTACTCAAGGACTTAAAATATATGAACAATACTTTTCAGGTACATTGCCTATTGGTTCAGAATATCCACCTAGTCCTGATGGTTTTGTAAGCATGACTTAG
- a CDS encoding MYG1 family protein, producing MMIKKSIGIHDGTFHADEVTACALLVLFDLADETKIVRTRNLQKLALCEYVCDVGGIYDPFSKRFDHHQIDYKGELSSAGMVLLYLLDQKKLCRAVYDFLNSSLIAGVDAHDNGKITPEFGVCNFSQVISNFVPVVYDAHAQDLAFHEAFSFVKGHLKRLLERFCYIQVCREKVAQAMTLNQKYLFFEEAMPWMESFFELGGEKHPALFVIMPSLGHWKLRGIPPCMEKRMQVRLSLPEEWAGLLEEDLKKASSISGAIFCHKGRFISVWETKEDAFKALEYILKRSYYEHNIC from the coding sequence ATTATGATTAAAAAAAGTATTGGAATTCATGATGGGACCTTTCATGCTGACGAGGTAACCGCTTGTGCTTTGCTTGTTCTGTTTGACTTGGCAGATGAAACCAAGATTGTGCGCACTCGCAATCTACAAAAACTGGCTTTGTGTGAATATGTCTGTGATGTGGGAGGTATATACGATCCTTTTTCCAAACGCTTTGATCATCATCAAATAGATTATAAGGGAGAGTTGAGCAGTGCGGGAATGGTTTTACTGTATTTACTAGATCAAAAAAAACTATGTAGAGCGGTCTATGATTTTTTAAACAGCTCTTTAATAGCAGGAGTAGATGCGCATGACAATGGCAAAATAACTCCAGAATTTGGTGTTTGTAATTTTTCTCAAGTAATTAGCAATTTTGTGCCGGTTGTTTACGATGCTCATGCGCAAGACCTTGCTTTTCATGAGGCATTTAGCTTTGTAAAAGGACATTTAAAGCGACTTTTAGAAAGATTTTGCTATATCCAGGTGTGTCGTGAAAAAGTGGCTCAGGCAATGACACTTAATCAAAAATATCTTTTCTTCGAAGAAGCAATGCCTTGGATGGAATCTTTTTTTGAGTTAGGAGGAGAAAAGCATCCCGCACTCTTTGTAATTATGCCTTCTCTTGGACATTGGAAATTGCGGGGCATTCCTCCTTGTATGGAAAAACGTATGCAAGTGCGGCTTTCACTTCCAGAAGAATGGGCTGGTCTTTTAGAAGAGGATTTAAAAAAAGCATCCTCTATTTCGGGGGCTATTTTTTGTCATAAGGGAAGGTTTATTTCCGTTTGGGAGACTAAAGAGGATGCTTTTAAAGCATTGGAGTATATATTAAAACGGTCTTATTATGAGCACAATATTTGCTAA
- a CDS encoding DNA polymerase ligase N-terminal domain-containing protein encodes MRFCVQKHASRHLHYDFRLEYRGALLSWAIPKGPSMDPKIKRLALKVEDHPLDYQYFAGVIPKGSYGAGTVKIWDHGYYTSSDATDPKRIEKILSQGLKKGHFTIIVKGKKIKGEFVFQKIKTDKDNTWLLMKKNG; translated from the coding sequence TTGCGTTTTTGTGTGCAAAAACACGCTTCTCGACATTTGCATTATGACTTTCGTTTGGAATATCGAGGAGCTCTTTTAAGTTGGGCTATTCCAAAAGGCCCTTCTATGGATCCTAAAATCAAGCGCTTAGCCCTAAAGGTAGAAGATCATCCTCTCGACTATCAATACTTTGCAGGTGTGATCCCTAAGGGAAGCTATGGAGCTGGGACAGTCAAAATATGGGATCACGGTTACTATACCAGCTCTGATGCTACTGATCCTAAAAGGATAGAAAAAATCCTTAGCCAGGGATTAAAAAAAGGTCATTTTACCATTATTGTAAAAGGGAAAAAAATCAAAGGGGAATTTGTTTTTCAAAAAATCAAAACAGATAAAGACAATACATGGCTTCTTATGAAAAAAAACGGATGA
- the def gene encoding peptide deformylase: MLKKDNLKLCPCDSGLSYQTCCQLLHDGALAKNALMLMRARYAAYALDLSSYIIKTTHPASPQYCDDHKEWAKEISHFSKTFLFNRLEVLSFKEKEKMATVTFVAHMSQNDQDATFTERSYFEKIKEQWLYKNGQLCEGHVPSLMTTEPLKVLPLAYYDDPILRKKAEPIIAITEDVKKLVEEMKETMDACNGIGLAAPQVHHSIRLFIIREPTNKELDKDKIKWGEVKVFINPKISSPSKKTWKESEGCLSIPNIYADVERAQGVTVEYMNLEGKIVTQRFFGWEARVILHENDHIDGILFIDRLSQQEAEKLTPFLENLKKRIHNSFML, from the coding sequence ATGCTTAAAAAAGATAATTTAAAACTCTGCCCTTGCGATAGTGGTCTGTCTTATCAAACATGTTGTCAACTTCTTCACGACGGTGCTCTAGCAAAGAATGCCTTGATGCTTATGCGTGCACGTTATGCAGCTTATGCACTTGATTTAAGCTCTTACATTATCAAAACTACCCATCCTGCAAGCCCACAGTATTGCGATGATCATAAAGAATGGGCAAAAGAAATTTCTCATTTTTCTAAAACCTTTCTATTTAATCGATTGGAAGTGCTTTCTTTTAAAGAAAAAGAAAAGATGGCTACTGTAACTTTTGTAGCACATATGTCTCAAAATGACCAAGATGCTACATTTACAGAAAGAAGCTACTTTGAAAAAATCAAAGAGCAATGGCTGTATAAAAATGGACAGCTTTGTGAAGGGCATGTCCCTAGTTTGATGACTACAGAACCATTAAAGGTATTGCCTCTTGCCTATTATGATGACCCCATTCTCAGAAAAAAGGCTGAGCCAATTATAGCTATTACAGAAGATGTAAAAAAGCTTGTCGAAGAGATGAAAGAGACAATGGATGCGTGCAATGGAATAGGGCTTGCTGCCCCTCAAGTTCATCATTCAATTAGGCTCTTTATTATCAGAGAGCCTACCAATAAAGAGCTAGATAAAGATAAAATAAAATGGGGTGAGGTAAAGGTATTTATCAATCCCAAAATATCTTCCCCTAGTAAAAAGACATGGAAGGAATCTGAAGGATGTCTATCGATCCCAAATATTTATGCAGATGTAGAAAGAGCTCAAGGAGTAACAGTTGAGTATATGAATCTAGAAGGGAAAATCGTTACACAGCGGTTTTTTGGTTGGGAAGCTAGAGTGATTCTGCACGAAAATGATCATATTGATGGCATCTTATTTATCGACCGACTAAGTCAACAAGAAGCCGAAAAGCTTACTCCTTTTTTAGAAAACTTGAAAAAGCGCATACATAATAGCTTTATGTTATAA
- a CDS encoding HEAT repeat domain-containing protein, whose product MMRYLIFFLLFSSVSFALTEEKLEKRIYSHLLIGDDLQAIQEAKKAIEFFPDSLILHKALLYALCQFGSEMQAWDQWCYLCPSVQDYKKERHLIEMLSWSALNKGQSATQISVRFNTLIGATLTKDSKAIPMLLKGMRDSNALLRSSAIKLCTQFKDEVFKEELIALLKREKVWYVRLEAIRAVGVLRIHELIEPLQAIIEDPYSLVEEKTAAMIAIVEMSDQISRQKLEGLITQSKSLLRQLGAEIIAHFERIQDSDLLLRLLHDSSAEVRVSALNALALLRVKCIEKKSIQNIVEVCVKDSSPLVAITAGYLLLINQEKAGETTLGYWLQSENLKWQRLAAAAIAASGRFGVDLAFKSIHKAKDPYVRLNLCIGLIGQRAHTTIASDTIFSIMSQKSGLWMWDKQTHSLFSPIIPSDVTHIETIPNYPQIVDQLARLDILSILHFVQYPKALQLTKDFLQKKDWSLTAAAAVLLQEGDEKSGELVGSLLDDPDEKVRMQAALVLGLMYRDPVAVDVLQKVYSNVDQRIKITILEALAQIGDVSSIPFLLEILKEPFQTLRIVAASALIQCLYR is encoded by the coding sequence ATGATGCGCTATCTCATTTTCTTTCTTCTATTTTCTTCTGTTTCTTTTGCTCTTACAGAAGAAAAACTAGAGAAACGCATATATTCTCATCTATTGATAGGCGATGATTTACAGGCGATTCAAGAGGCCAAAAAAGCCATAGAATTCTTTCCTGACTCTCTTATTTTACACAAGGCTCTACTCTACGCTTTGTGTCAATTTGGTAGTGAGATGCAAGCGTGGGATCAATGGTGTTACCTTTGTCCTTCCGTGCAAGATTATAAAAAAGAAAGGCATTTGATCGAAATGCTTAGTTGGAGCGCTCTTAACAAAGGACAATCTGCAACGCAGATTTCTGTGCGCTTTAATACTTTGATTGGGGCTACTTTAACAAAAGATTCTAAAGCTATTCCGATGTTGCTCAAAGGAATGAGAGATTCTAATGCCCTACTGCGCTCTAGTGCCATTAAGCTATGTACTCAGTTCAAAGATGAGGTTTTTAAAGAAGAGTTAATCGCTTTGCTTAAACGGGAAAAAGTTTGGTATGTTCGATTAGAAGCGATTCGAGCTGTTGGAGTTTTACGAATCCATGAGCTTATAGAGCCTCTGCAAGCAATTATTGAAGATCCTTACAGCTTGGTAGAAGAAAAAACAGCAGCTATGATAGCTATAGTGGAAATGTCCGATCAAATCAGCCGACAAAAATTAGAAGGCTTAATTACGCAATCCAAATCTCTTTTACGTCAATTGGGAGCAGAAATTATTGCTCATTTTGAAAGGATTCAAGATAGTGATCTTTTATTGCGGTTATTACATGATTCTTCAGCAGAGGTACGTGTATCAGCATTAAATGCTCTGGCTCTTCTGCGTGTCAAATGCATTGAAAAAAAATCTATCCAAAATATAGTAGAGGTTTGTGTAAAAGACTCTTCTCCACTCGTAGCCATTACCGCAGGATATTTATTATTAATCAATCAAGAAAAAGCGGGTGAGACCACTCTTGGCTATTGGTTGCAATCAGAGAATCTTAAGTGGCAGCGTTTGGCAGCAGCAGCTATTGCTGCAAGTGGAAGATTTGGTGTAGATTTAGCTTTTAAAAGTATCCATAAAGCAAAAGATCCTTATGTGCGTTTGAATTTATGCATAGGGTTAATCGGGCAACGTGCACATACAACTATTGCCTCTGATACAATTTTTTCTATTATGTCTCAAAAATCAGGTTTGTGGATGTGGGATAAACAAACCCATTCCTTATTTTCTCCGATCATTCCAAGCGATGTAACTCATATAGAAACCATTCCTAATTACCCTCAGATAGTTGATCAGTTGGCTCGGCTAGATATCTTATCCATTTTGCATTTTGTCCAGTACCCAAAAGCATTGCAACTCACGAAGGATTTTTTGCAAAAAAAAGATTGGAGCCTTACAGCAGCAGCAGCAGTTCTGCTTCAAGAAGGAGATGAAAAATCGGGTGAGCTTGTAGGTTCTCTACTCGATGATCCAGATGAAAAAGTGCGTATGCAGGCGGCTTTGGTTTTAGGACTGATGTATCGCGATCCAGTAGCTGTAGATGTTTTGCAAAAGGTCTACTCAAATGTAGATCAAAGAATAAAAATTACTATTTTAGAAGCTCTTGCGCAGATTGGAGATGTTAGCTCTATTCCTTTTCTATTAGAGATTTTAAAAGAACCTTTTCAGACTCTGCGTATTGTTGCAGCATCTGCACTTATTCAATGTTTATACCGCTAA
- a CDS encoding nucleoside phosphorylase — protein sequence MLPQLHEKYSHPSLITPAKWLEYNRQKGLLPTINAPQTIIFCSHGRFLETILQKYNHKSYEGCFKKVFFLDDFPSLAIAYLGTGAPAAAHQMEALIAWGVTRFICIGTAGTLHDKVGIGDIVLFEKAVRDEGTSYHYMEASKYIHAPRRMINLLTDLLKQTNTSHHIGSTWTTDGFYRQTSLEIQHFQQEGVLAVEMETAALFAIAHVHQIDLGSMVVISDSHTQLEWEPHLEDKKIENSLHSLFETALRAATSDL from the coding sequence ATGTTGCCTCAATTGCATGAAAAATACAGTCATCCTTCTTTGATCACCCCAGCTAAATGGCTGGAATATAATCGTCAAAAAGGATTGCTACCTACAATCAACGCTCCTCAAACTATTATTTTTTGTTCTCATGGACGTTTTTTAGAAACCATCTTACAAAAATACAACCATAAAAGTTATGAGGGCTGTTTTAAAAAGGTGTTCTTCCTAGATGACTTCCCTTCACTTGCCATTGCTTATTTAGGAACCGGTGCTCCTGCTGCTGCCCATCAAATGGAAGCACTCATTGCTTGGGGAGTCACCCGTTTTATTTGTATAGGTACAGCTGGTACGCTTCATGATAAAGTAGGCATTGGTGATATTGTGCTTTTTGAAAAAGCTGTTCGCGATGAAGGAACTTCTTATCATTATATGGAAGCTAGTAAATATATCCATGCACCTCGCCGTATGATCAACCTTTTAACCGACTTATTAAAACAAACCAATACTTCTCATCACATTGGCAGCACCTGGACAACAGATGGCTTCTATAGGCAAACCTCATTAGAAATCCAACATTTTCAACAAGAAGGAGTGTTAGCTGTTGAAATGGAAACAGCAGCTTTATTTGCTATAGCTCATGTTCATCAAATCGATCTAGGGTCAATGGTTGTAATTAGCGATTCTCATACCCAGCTAGAGTGGGAGCCTCATTTAGAAGATAAAAAAATAGAAAATAGCTTGCATTCTCTATTTGAAACCGCTTTGAGAGCCGCTACTTCTGATCTTTAG
- a CDS encoding cation:proton antiporter yields MYKIFIYSLLLIIGIIVSQTAYLAPYQSYLHFFTLTLLAYIMIEVGIEFDLNKKNLKSYGKDYLIAMTAAAFPWIFCSAYFFLFLDLTLQQSALIGRFAAPTSTGLLFAMLMAAGLASTWVFKKVRILAIFDDLDTVLFIVPLQLIYIGLQPQIIFILLITLLLLIVAYRYLHRVSLPTNKLYIFIYAVLLTGLVESLKAVDVLDLEILLPAFVLGCILKAPHKKIDPPFAMKFDNSLKFIYMFLVGCSLAKISFGHISWMMLLFHVFMLTIFANLGKLFPMFCYKKEVSLRERTALSVAMWPRGEVGAGILMISTQYQLPPIALELAGLSLTLNLALSGAFIYLVIWLIKKPLKRT; encoded by the coding sequence ATGTACAAGATTTTCATATACAGTTTGTTGTTAATAATTGGTATTATCGTTTCGCAAACCGCTTATCTAGCTCCTTATCAAAGCTATTTACATTTTTTTACTCTAACACTTCTAGCCTATATTATGATCGAAGTAGGCATAGAGTTTGATTTAAATAAAAAAAACCTCAAAAGTTACGGGAAAGATTACCTTATCGCAATGACTGCAGCAGCCTTCCCTTGGATTTTTTGTAGTGCTTATTTCTTCTTATTTTTGGATCTAACACTTCAGCAATCAGCTTTAATTGGAAGGTTTGCTGCACCTACTTCAACAGGTCTTTTATTTGCCATGTTAATGGCTGCGGGTTTAGCTAGCACTTGGGTCTTTAAAAAAGTTCGAATTTTAGCTATATTTGACGATTTAGACACTGTATTGTTTATTGTTCCTCTTCAGCTTATATACATTGGTCTGCAACCTCAAATCATCTTTATTTTACTGATTACCCTACTTCTTTTAATTGTTGCTTATCGTTATTTACATCGAGTATCTCTCCCTACAAACAAACTATATATTTTCATTTATGCTGTGCTTCTAACAGGTTTGGTAGAATCTCTTAAAGCAGTTGATGTTTTAGATCTTGAAATTTTACTACCGGCTTTTGTATTAGGATGTATCCTCAAAGCCCCACATAAGAAAATAGACCCGCCTTTTGCTATGAAATTTGATAATAGTCTTAAATTTATCTATATGTTCCTGGTAGGATGTTCTTTAGCTAAAATATCTTTTGGTCATATCTCCTGGATGATGCTCCTTTTTCATGTGTTTATGCTGACAATCTTTGCTAATCTAGGCAAATTATTTCCTATGTTCTGCTATAAAAAGGAAGTGAGTTTAAGAGAGAGAACCGCTTTAAGCGTTGCTATGTGGCCTCGAGGAGAAGTAGGGGCTGGAATTTTAATGATCTCTACTCAGTACCAACTCCCTCCTATTGCTTTAGAACTAGCAGGCCTTAGTCTCACACTAAATTTAGCTTTATCCGGAGCATTTATTTATCTTGTGATTTGGCTCATAAAAAAACCTCTTAAGAGGACTTAA
- a CDS encoding HIT domain-containing protein, with product MSTIFAKIIRKELPATVVFENKRILAIEDLHPIAPIHILIMPKKEIPNFQSIASEDWSLIQEIFSLAQDLAKKYHIEEGYRLSTNNGERAGQTIFHLHFHLIGGRRLGLLA from the coding sequence ATGAGCACAATATTTGCTAAAATCATTCGGAAAGAACTACCTGCAACCGTTGTGTTTGAAAATAAACGTATCTTAGCCATTGAAGACTTGCATCCTATAGCTCCCATTCACATTCTCATTATGCCAAAAAAGGAAATCCCTAATTTTCAATCGATAGCTTCTGAGGACTGGTCATTAATTCAGGAGATTTTTTCTCTAGCACAAGACTTAGCTAAAAAATATCATATAGAAGAAGGATATCGACTTTCGACAAATAATGGAGAAAGAGCTGGCCAAACCATTTTTCATCTTCATTTTCATTTAATTGGAGGAAGAAGATTGGGTCTTCTAGCATGA
- a CDS encoding AAA family ATPase: protein MGLAASSTFIQTIPVRVAGMALGYCAYERFAQIVNAKSSIIPTNYLSYIGLIAGALVITQQAIVIYAVALLVLIPLQYVLAKEQLIAKIPSFLEDMHETVGLENHNYTSLPSADYQITVFINMKEKSNVMIIGPAGSGKTALIEGIIQRICASDSTLNESLRNKKFYRVDCLNLMSDTNYRGDLEKRIKNILEFAKSQKNSVIVFDEMHQLAMTNKGYEGGNNISILDLFKASLARGGISVIGMTTKKEFATYLENDEALTRRFNIVELEPPSHESSLEMLKERAKGLLKDQQNITIAEGAYEEVLTLAQKLAHQKKSSLIDRAYTLLQAVFTAISIDESRRGKSCCVDRKEIKNIHRKLFCPQFKYN, encoded by the coding sequence ATGGGTTTAGCTGCTTCTAGTACTTTTATTCAAACAATTCCCGTTAGAGTTGCAGGAATGGCTCTTGGTTACTGTGCCTACGAAAGATTTGCACAAATTGTAAATGCAAAATCTTCAATTATACCCACTAATTATTTATCCTATATAGGGCTTATTGCTGGTGCTTTAGTAATTACGCAGCAAGCTATTGTTATATATGCTGTGGCACTTCTTGTCTTAATTCCTTTACAGTATGTATTAGCAAAAGAGCAGCTTATAGCTAAAATCCCTTCGTTTTTGGAAGATATGCATGAGACTGTGGGTTTGGAAAATCACAATTATACTTCATTACCAAGTGCAGATTACCAGATAACTGTTTTTATTAATATGAAAGAAAAATCCAATGTGATGATCATAGGCCCTGCTGGCTCAGGCAAAACAGCTTTAATAGAAGGTATTATTCAAAGGATTTGCGCAAGTGATTCTACCTTAAATGAAAGTCTTAGGAATAAGAAATTTTATAGAGTTGATTGCTTAAATCTCATGAGTGATACAAATTATCGAGGTGATCTTGAAAAAAGAATTAAAAATATATTAGAGTTTGCTAAAAGTCAAAAAAATAGCGTAATTGTTTTTGATGAAATGCATCAACTCGCTATGACCAATAAAGGTTATGAAGGGGGCAACAATATATCTATTTTAGATCTCTTTAAAGCCTCTTTAGCAAGAGGCGGAATTTCTGTTATTGGTATGACTACTAAAAAGGAGTTTGCAACCTATTTAGAAAATGATGAAGCTCTTACACGGCGTTTTAATATAGTTGAACTAGAGCCACCTAGCCATGAATCTAGCTTAGAAATGCTAAAAGAGCGAGCAAAAGGTCTGCTAAAAGACCAACAAAATATTACTATTGCAGAGGGTGCGTATGAAGAAGTATTAACTCTTGCGCAAAAATTAGCACATCAAAAAAAATCTTCTCTCATAGATCGAGCTTATACTCTTCTACAAGCAGTTTTTACTGCTATTTCTATAGATGAAAGCCGTAGAGGCAAAAGCTGTTGTGTAGATCGAAAAGAAATAAAAAATATCCATAGAAAGCTTTTCTGCCCGCAATTTAAGTATAATTAA
- a CDS encoding DUF1207 domain-containing protein, protein MKLRRLGLISSALTCFSLQASEEKEEMVAIKIDKIRTDILTRTDNLLIDTFADATDPYLEGYIQALIDVHYYEYQVVVIVKNHKVYLANLPNNDLLSESIISFVDDLPGVESVEVADLSEAEEEAREAYVEQPRLNGIWFPQSTVLFAPLIANPRQPVNSVAVRWGDRVIGHDVAAISLGDDFPIFRWLNVFRCEGDLQIGIEAGIWSVFNYSDSLGHGRGWCELINTDYLVGIPLTYALNSWSFRLRIYHVSSHLGDEFLCNHSEFLKHRRNPSMEAIDFFSSYQVSSHLRLYFGPGVVLHSDPSFNMKTLYVQYGAELRVFGSKLYYHLLYGTPFFAIHVENWQVRDWNFDVSMKLGYEISKLQGVGRKMRIYVEYHDGYSYEGQFFKKRTEYGGIGLSWGF, encoded by the coding sequence ATGAAATTACGGCGTTTGGGACTAATTAGCTCTGCATTGACTTGTTTTTCTCTGCAAGCATCGGAAGAAAAAGAAGAGATGGTTGCGATCAAAATAGATAAAATTAGAACAGATATCTTAACACGAACGGATAATTTATTAATTGATACTTTTGCTGATGCCACAGATCCTTATTTAGAAGGATACATTCAAGCATTAATCGATGTGCATTATTATGAGTATCAAGTTGTTGTCATTGTTAAAAACCATAAGGTTTATCTAGCAAATCTGCCTAATAATGATCTTTTGTCAGAAAGTATCATCTCTTTTGTAGATGATCTACCAGGTGTAGAGTCTGTAGAGGTTGCAGATCTATCAGAAGCAGAGGAAGAAGCTAGAGAAGCTTATGTAGAACAACCCCGTTTAAATGGAATTTGGTTTCCTCAGTCTACTGTTTTATTTGCTCCTTTGATAGCGAACCCAAGGCAACCGGTTAATTCCGTAGCAGTTCGTTGGGGAGATAGAGTAATCGGTCATGATGTTGCAGCTATTTCTCTAGGAGATGATTTCCCGATTTTTCGTTGGCTGAATGTCTTTCGTTGTGAAGGAGACTTGCAAATCGGTATAGAAGCGGGTATTTGGTCTGTATTTAACTATTCTGATTCTTTAGGTCATGGTAGGGGATGGTGTGAGCTAATCAATACCGATTATCTTGTGGGAATTCCTTTGACATATGCTTTGAACAGTTGGTCTTTTCGTTTAAGAATCTACCATGTCTCTTCTCATTTGGGAGATGAGTTTTTATGCAATCACTCTGAGTTTTTAAAACACAGAAGAAACCCTAGCATGGAAGCAATTGATTTTTTCAGCTCCTATCAAGTTTCTAGTCATTTGCGTCTATATTTTGGACCCGGGGTCGTTCTACATAGCGATCCCTCTTTTAATATGAAAACGCTATATGTCCAATACGGGGCGGAATTAAGGGTTTTTGGTAGTAAATTGTATTACCATCTTTTATATGGAACACCATTTTTTGCTATCCATGTAGAAAACTGGCAAGTCAGAGATTGGAATTTTGATGTAAGTATGAAGTTAGGATACGAAATTAGTAAGTTACAAGGAGTAGGTCGTAAGATGCGTATTTATGTGGAATATCATGACGGCTACTCTTATGAAGGACAGTTTTTTAAAAAACGCACCGAATACGGTGGAATAGGGCTTTCTTGGGGCTTCTAA